ACACTGTGCTGTGTGTCAGAAACAAGCACGGTCATCTACTCCCCAGTCAGAGCTGAAGAGAAGAGACACTGCCGGGAGTGGGACTAAGAAACAGCCaagggcagggcgcggtggctcacgcctgtaatcccagcattttggggggccgaggcaggtggatcgcttgaggtgaggagttcgagaccagcctggccaacatggtggaaccccgtctctactaaaaatataaaaattagcccggtgtggtggtgggtgcctgtaatcccagctactcgggaggctgaggcaggagaattgcttgaacccaggaggcagaggttgcagtgagccgagattgtgccagtgcactccagcctggacgacagagcaagactccatctcaaaaaaaaaaaagaaagaaagaaaaagaaagaaacagccaaGGACCAGTGTCCGTTCCCTCAGCCACTCAATTCCCAAGACCTAGTCTTCCTCCCCCAAGCCAAGAACTCCCATATTTCTGGGGGGAGCCCAAACTTGGGCCGAATCCAGAAGGAAAAAGGGTGAGCTACTCCTCATCTAACTGTGTAAAGGCCAGGAATGATTTAGGGTGCCCCAGATCCTAGCATCTCTGCCCACCCACCCAGGCCCCTCTTGAACCAGTCCCTTCCTCCACAGCCTACAGGGTGGGGTTGGTGGGAAGCTCCAGAAGGGTGGGTGGGTGGCCTCAGGCCCCTGGGAGGCCACAGTCAGCAGATCATCTTGGGTGCAGCATGGTCAAGTCTAGGTTGGCCCTAAGGGCCCCAGGCTGGCTGGGCCGAGAGAAGGCGGCCACCCTCAGGTGAGCTGCGACCCCAGGAagccctctccccacccactcTCTAAGAACTCCACAGCCAACCCAAAGTCAAACTCGTGCAGCGGGGGCCCATCCACTGCGATCTTCACCACGTGGCCCCCCCGGCCTTCCCCGACCCCGCTCTGCCCCCACCACCGCAGCTCCCGGCTGCGGCCGACCTTGTCCAGCAGGCCAGCGCCCGCGGGCAGCGCCAAAGCCAAGGCGGCTAGGGCAGCGAAGTCGGGGAAGAGCTCGTGCAGCTCCGAGTGCGCGCACGCCAGCTGAGTGCACAGGGCCCGCGGGCCGAGCCGCCCAAGGCTGAACACCACGCGCTTAAACAGCGCGAAGTCCCCTAGTGCCCGCTGGCGCACCACGGCAGGCGCAAAGCCGCGCAGCAGCACCCGCAGCGCCCCCTCGCCATGCGCTCCCAGCTCCTCTGGCGCCTGAGGGTAGCGGCGGGGGTCGAAGATCGCCGCGAAGGCGGCCACGGCGTCCAGCGAAGGCCCGGGGTAGGAGTCCTGTAGGCCCTTCCGCATGGAGTCCAGAAAGGACCCCCGGAGCCACTCCAAGCCCCGGACCGCAGCCTCTGAGTAACCGAGCAGCTCCACGCCGCGGTAGGTGCAGCGCCCGCTGCTGGTGTCAGGGTCCGTGGATGCCAGTTCCTGCAGGAAGCCCTGGAGGCGGGCCCCACCTGAGCAGCGCTGAGCTTGGAGGGAGGCCGCAGCCGCCATCACCAGGGGCTGCAGCAAGGCCATGTCCGGCTCTTCTGCCTGCAGGACAAgggagagcttctgcacagaggGCAGGGCATCCAGCAGCAGGTGGGTGAAGGCCACGAAGGTGAACTGGCGCAGGGCCAGGGCCAGTGACCCCGCCACAGGTGAGGCAAGGGCTGCAGCCTCCAGGGTGGgcaccaggccaggccaggcctctgCCACTGCTTCCACGACAGGCAGCAGGGAGGCCCAGGGCACTGGCCGAGGCCCTGCCAAGTCAATAGCTGCAAGGTCCAGTGCTGCCCGGAGCTCAGGGACCAAGTGGGAACTAGGACCACCATGGAGGCGGAATAGGGCATCCAATATGCTCTCATATTGACCCAAGTAGGCGGGGGGCTCAGGATCTGTGCGGCCAGGGAGGCAGTGCAGCTCTGCCAGCAGTGGGCAAGTGGCCCGGAGCTGTGGGCCCACACTCCCCAGGCGCTCACTGGGGAGGCTTGAGCTGAGCCAGGCCAGCTTGGGTGCAGATACGCCGAAAGCCTGCAGGATGTCCAAGAGCTGGCCAGCAGTGGCCTCGCCCTCCTGTAGCTCCACACTGCCCAGGAAGGTGGTGGCAGGCTGGCCATCACAGGGGGACACCGAAGTGGCAAACAGGGCCAGGCTGTGTGACTCCGGCCAGTCTCTGGTCTCATCCAACACCAGCCCCACATATGGGGATGCCTTCAGGCGCTGGCAGGCCTCTGTGTGCAAGACACTGGCAATGGCCACCTGGGACAgccaggaagagaaagggagggaggactGAGTTAGGCTTGtcctgagaggcggaggcaggcagtgCGGGGTGGTGGAAAGAGCCCAGGCCTTGAGGTCACACAGACTTAGGGActaatcctggctttgccacttactggctgtgctACCTTCGGccagtcacttcacctctctgagcctcagttttctcacctctaCAGCTCCTGACGTCTCTAAGAACAGTCCTGCCACCCTGGCTTCCCACCACATCCGGTCTAGTTTTCTAAGCTCTTATACCTGCTGTCAGCTAATACCAGCCCCAAATCTTCTCAAAGCATTGTTGTAAATTATAAATGTCAACTTTTGTTGTGGTGAAAGCACTTTATGAACCATAAAGAGCTCTAGGAAAGCTAATTTTTTCACTGTGTTTTTCTATAGCATCATCCTAGTCTGCCCTATTCCTGGGGGTCTCCCTCCACTGTCCAGCTCAGTGATTAACTGATAGGCACACTCACTCCCAACTCCCAGTTACCCTGGGTCCCAGCTGTATGCTGTTTCTCTATTTGTCATCTCTGTAGGATGAGATCCAACTCCCCCACCTCCAACCCAGCCCACAGGACTCACACAGTTAGTACCTAGGACAGAGCTGCAATCTGCATGTCTCCAGGGGCCATGTGAGTGATACTGAGCTTAGAGAAGGCCAGGGATAAGCCAGAGGGAATGCCCTGCTCTCCAACTCCAGCACATCCTGCTGTGAGAGCATGGGGACCTTGCTTTTCAATATAGTCacaaatatagatttttatatgtaatctgagttttttttaagttgaaacaAATTCGAGTTTTTCAAAAACACTATGAAAACTAATTAAACAGGCTCGGCACAGAAAACAGCCCCAAAAGAAAACTAAGTCAGAagtcatttccatttccattccagcactttggggggccaaggcaggaggattgcttgaggccaggagttcaagaccagcctgggcaacatagtgtgaccccatctctatgtttaaaaaaaaaaaaaaaaaacagaggccaggcacggttgctcacatctataataccatcactttgggaggctgaggtgggcggatcacctgaggtcaggagttcaaaactggcctggccaacatggtgataccctgtctctactaaaaatacaaaaattagctgggtgtggtggcacatgcctgtaatcctagctaatagggaggctgaggcaggagaatcacttgagacaggaaggcggaggttgcagtgagctgagattgcgccactgctctccagcctgggtgacagagcgagactcctcagaaaaaaaaaaattaaatacatctgTGGTCAATCAAGCCTCCAGACCACCAGTTTGCAACGTCTGATTTAGCTAGTGAGAAGAGTGCCCCTGTTCCCGCTAAAGACAAGGCCTGGTCTGGCCTCTTCACTGTTGTATCCCTGCAGCTAGCCCAGCaccaggcacacagtaggccctCAGGGAAGGTTCTGAAGGAAGAAGATATGAATGAAATGCCCTAGCTGCTCCCCAAGGGCCTGGCATGCTGGGGCTGTTCCCAGGTGGCTCAGTGTCCTCCCTTCCCAAGCCCTTCCCCCATACTTCTGGCTGTCACCCACCTGCATGTCCCTCACCCTCCTGGGACTGTAGTAATCGCCATGCTCTGTGcccagcagtgcctggcacaggttGAACCTCTGCAGCTCGAGCAGGGCAGAGCAGCGGTCGTCGGGCACATCCTCCTTTGCCATGCAGTACACGGTAGTCAGCACAGCCACTTTGGCCGGGTCTACCTCCACCTTGACGCCCCTGGAGGCGGGGGTCGTAGTCAGGCCTGGGCAGGCCTCTCCGCCCTCAGCCTGGCCCTCAAAAGGGGGCTGGCCCTGGTTGACAGCCAGAGCCTGGCGGTGGGCTCCTGAGGTCACGTGGCGCAGCAGGGCGTGGCGCTGGAAGTTGTCAGTGCCCACAGTGAAGGCGTTTTCGGCTTTGCCATGCTTGTTCCGTACCAGGGCCTGGCGGCACTCGAGGCAGAACATCAGCTTCCGCTCATAGTCAAAGTCCAGCCAGGTAAACTCCTCTTTCCAGTGCTCGTTGAAGTAACGCTTACACTTCTTGTTGGAGTTGGAGGCCTCTCCCGCTGGTTTCTTCCCTGGGGGCACCATTCTTGCTCTCTGAGCAAGGAACTCCCAACCCCCACCTGAATGCTCTTGCCCCCCTGCCTCCCCCCAACACAGAGGCACCTCCCTTGACAAGAGGAGTTGATGGGGAGGCGGGATGGGGGCAGCCCACCAGGCTAACAGGGCCCATCCATCTCAGCCTGAAGAGTTTATTCCTGCTCCGTGGGTGGGAGACTGGAGATGAAACAGACAAGGGAGAGGTGTTAGGGGTCTGTCATGGTAGGGGCAGTTTAGGGTGGCGTGGTAGGCTCCATGCTGCCCACAGAGTCCTCCCAGCTGAGGGGTGGAGGGGCTCAGTGGGGCAGGGGCTCCAGGCAGTGGATGGAGTCATGCAAAGGGCCCTAGAGTGTTATCCAAAGCAGGGAGGTGTGGGGACCCCAGCCCTCTCCCAGGGTCTCAAGGCACTGATTCGCTTTGACTGCTGAAGCATCTCAGAACTGGAAAGACTGGCATCACCTAGGCAACTGCATTTTATAAGGGGGAAACTCAGTCTGGAGACAGATAGTGGTTCTCAGGGCCCATGAGGAATTCGTAGTGAAACAGGACTAAAACTCAGAACTCTCAACTCCTAGCCCAAAAGATGACTGTGCCCTTCAGCCCACAGTCATCTACTTCATCAGAAggaaatcaggccaggcatggtggctcactcctgtaatcccagcactttgggaggtggctcacttgagcccaggagttcaagaccagcctgggcaacatggcaaaaccccatctctaaaaaaaaaaaaaaaaaaaattagccaggcatggtggtgcatgcctatagtcccagctattggggaggttAAGgcgggattgcttgagcctgggaggcagaggttgcagtgagccgtgatggcgccactgcactccagactgggtgacagagctagaccctgtctcaaaaaaaaagaaaaaaaaaaaggatggccgggtgcagtggctcatgcctgtaatcccagcactttgggaggccgaggcagacgggtcacctgaggtcaggagttcgagaccagcctgaccaacatggagaaaccccatctctcctaaaaatacaaaattagctggcatggtggcgtatgcctgtaatcccagctacttgggaggctaaggcaggagaatcgcttgaacccggaaggcagaggttgcagtaagctgagatcacgccattgcactccagcctggacaacaagagcaaaactcgatctcaaaaaaaaaaaaaagagaaatcagcgCAAAGCTGATTCTTGCCAAGCTACAGGAAGATGTGCTTTCTCTAAAGCTGCCTTCCttacacacacaggtgcacacaaaCTCACACCCACACCCACTGGTACTGTGGTTCTGGGCCAGGTAGCCCAGACCTGGGGCCCCAGACTGAAGGCAGGTAGCCGGCTGCCTCTACCTCCCTCACTCTGCCACCTCCCCAGACACAAGGCCAGGATGAGCAGTTCAGGATTGAAAAGCCATGTCCAGCCATTGGCCAAAACCTGCCaagtctacctttttttttttttttttgagacagagtctcgctctgtcacccaggctggagtgcagtggcatgatctcgctgggattacaggcgtgagccaccacgcccggccttaactCTACCTTTTAATTATTTATCCAACCTGTGTCCTCCTCTTCATGCTTAACTGTAACTACCATTTCCGGGATGTGAATTGAGgccctgtgctaagtgctttacaatgATCCAGGGCAGACCCAGACGACTCTCCGTGGCTGAGACATTATCCTTTtggagaggagaaaactgaggtcaaTGACTTTAACTGGCTTGCTTCAGGTTTCATAAGCAGTAAGTAGCTGAGGCTGAATCAGAACCCATGTCCTCCTGACCCCAAAGGCTGTACTGAGACCCTGGTCTGTACCATCTCTCTCCCTTCAGCTGCCTAGCCTTGGTCCAGTTCAGGCCCTCACGGTATCACTTGGATCATTGCAGCTGCCTCGGTCTCTGCATGGTCATTTCCCCCAGACTCATCCCTCACCCAACAGTCAGAGACAGCAAGCTCACACACAGATCCAACTGTGTCACTCTCTGGCTTCCACCTCTTTACTGATATCCCACTGCCTAAGTCTACACACCTCACCACAAGCCAACAAGGCCCTCCCCAGGCTCTGAATGCTTCTGTTAATAGAGCCTCCCGCCACTCCTGTCTGCCCAATCAATTCTGAAGGCTTGCATTCCCAGTGGACACCAAGCTGTTACTTTGTCCCTGTCTTCATCCTCTGAGCCTAGaattccctctccctcctctttccttaCTAATTCCCACTCATTGCCTGAGGGCAGCTCAGGTATCCCTTCTGCCATGCTGATCCCTACAACCTGGGCTGGTAGCCATCCTCTGGTTCCCCACAGCTCCCTATGCACGAGTCTTCATGACACAATATGGTGAATACAGGGATTCTCTATATATCTCCACACTGAGTTCCTAGAAGCCAAGAccatgtttgttcattttcatatcTCTAAGTCCCTGTCTGGGGCTGGGCACACAGATACCTCTCAGTAAaagttggttgtttaaaagaatgaaagggccaggcatggtggctcacacctgtaatcccagcactttgggaagccgaggtgggaggatcttttgagcccaggagttccagaccagcctgggcaacataaggagaccctgtctttacaaataaaatgtttttaaaaaattagcggggcatggtggtatatgcctgtagtcccagctactcaggagggaagatcacttgagcccaggagttcaaggctatcatgaactatgatcatgccactgcactacagcctgggcaacattgtgagacgctgtctcaaaataaataaatagataaaattttaaaataaaaataaaaatatgggaggccaaggcaggtggatcacttgagctcaggagttcaagactagcctgggcaacacagcaataccCCATctccaaaagataaataaataaaaatttaaaaataaaataaaaatagaaaacaatgccaacacattaaaaaggaatgaatggatTCATTTTGGCCACCTGAAAGAACTCGTTTCTGAGATTGTCAATTAGatgatcttttctctctttttttttttttttttttgagacggagtttcactttgtcacccaggctagagtgcagtggtgcaatctcagctcactgcaacctccaactcctgggttcaagcaattatcttgcctcagcctcccaagtaactgggattataggcacgtgccaccgtgcccagcttttttgtttttttgagacggagtcttgctctgtcgcccaggctggagtgcagtggcgtgatctcagctcactgcaaactccgcctcctaggttcacgccattctcctgcctcagcctcccaagtagctgggactacaggcgcccgccaccacacccggctaattttttgtatttttagtagagacggggtt
The Papio anubis isolate 15944 chromosome 17, Panubis1.0, whole genome shotgun sequence genome window above contains:
- the C17H17orf113 gene encoding transmembrane protein C17orf113 homolog, giving the protein MVPPGKKPAGEASNSNKKCKRYFNEHWKEEFTWLDFDYERKLMFCLECRQALVRNKHGKAENAFTVGTDNFQRHALLRHVTSGAHRQALAVNQGQPPFEGQAEGGEACPGLTTTPASRGVKVEVDPAKVAVLTTVYCMAKEDVPDDRCSALLELQRFNLCQALLGTEHGDYYSPRRVRDMQVAIASVLHTEACQRLKASPYVGLVLDETRDWPESHSLALFATSVSPCDGQPATTFLGSVELQEGEATAGQLLDILQAFGVSAPKLAWLSSSLPSERLGSVGPQLRATCPLLAELHCLPGRTDPEPPAYLGQYESILDALFRLHGGPSSHLVPELRAALDLAAIDLAGPRPVPWASLLPVVEAVAEAWPGLVPTLEAAALASPVAGSLALALRQFTFVAFTHLLLDALPSVQKLSLVLQAEEPDMALLQPLVMAAAASLQAQRCSGGARLQGFLQELASTDPDTSSGRCTYRGVELLGYSEAAVRGLEWLRGSFLDSMRKGLQDSYPGPSLDAVAAFAAIFDPRRYPQAPEELGAHGEGALRVLLRGFAPAVVRQRALGDFALFKRVVFSLGRLGPRALCTQLACAHSELHELFPDFAALAALALALPAGAGLLDKVGRSRELRWWGQSGVGEGRGGHVVKIAVDGPPLHEFDFGLAVEFLESGWGEGFLGSQLT